The genomic region GTGATGAGCGCCGGTATACAGGCAAACCTCTGGTTCCTCGTTATAATCCTCGTGGTAAACAGCGCGCTAGGTCTATTCTATTACCTCAGGATAATCGCAGCCATGTATGTGCTCCCGCCGGGAAGGCGCCTCTCAAGAGCCCCTGCGCTCATGGGAACTGTGGTTCTTACCGCTCTCTTTCTTCTTATTCTCCTGCTCGGTGTGTACCCGGCCTCTGTCACGGGTTTTATGGAGACCGTTGCCCTTCGGTAATAGAGTGAGGCAAGACAGGGTGACCGAGCCCCTCAATTATGAGCCGTAATAGCCACGCTCATTCACCTTTCCCCGGAACACGGAGTAACTGTAGATGACATATCCCAGAACCATAGGAAGAACCACGATGGCGCCCCAGAGCGTGAACCGCATAGTCTCCGGTTGGGCAGATGCCTCCCGGATCGTGATGCTCGGAGGAATGGCAAAGGGATAGAGTGACGTAGCGAGTCCCAGGTAGCCCGACAAAAAAAGGATCACCGCGTAGACCAAAGGCATTGACTCCTCGCGCCTCTTCAGGGCTACGATGAGGCGGTAGGCTGCAACCAAGCCTGTGGCAGGAAATACCCATACAAAGTATATTCTCGGGGCGCTAAACCAAGTCGTCCACACAAGCGGATAGTGAGCGGGCGTCCACACGGTGACGATCACCATAAATCCCAGTACCGCGAGTCCTGACCAGAGTGCATGGGTAAATGCCCGTGCCTGAACGGGACCAACGGTCTTTAAAACTAGGTAGGTGGAGGCAAGCATGACGTATCCCGGGATGAGCGCTATGGCCACCATTACGGAAAAAGGATTGAACCAGTCAAAAGGGCCGCCGGAGAATTGTCCTTGCGAGACGTGGATGCCTGTCAGGATACCGCCGAGCATGAGTCCCTGAGAGAGGACGGCAACAAGGCTTCCGACACAGAATACCCCGTCCCAGGACTGTTTCCTTTTCGCTTCTGACCTGAACTCGAAGGTGACCCCGCGAAAAATCAGCCCGGAGATAAAGGTTACGAGTGGTATGTAGAGCGCACTTGAGAATACAGCATAGACGAGCGGAAAAGCCGCAAATATGGCACCTCCACCGAATAGAAGCCAGGTCTGATTTGCGTCCCACAC from Syntrophorhabdaceae bacterium harbors:
- the cydB gene encoding cytochrome d ubiquinol oxidase subunit II, with the protein product MMNLVDIWAALVGFAMILYVILDGISLGVALLFGFMRGETERDTLMGSIAPVWDANQTWLLFGGGAIFAAFPLVYAVFSSALYIPLVTFISGLIFRGVTFEFRSEAKRKQSWDGVFCVGSLVAVLSQGLMLGGILTGIHVSQGQFSGGPFDWFNPFSVMVAIALIPGYVMLASTYLVLKTVGPVQARAFTHALWSGLAVLGFMVIVTVWTPAHYPLVWTTWFSAPRIYFVWVFPATGLVAAYRLIVALKRREESMPLVYAVILFLSGYLGLATSLYPFAIPPSITIREASAQPETMRFTLWGAIVVLPMVLGYVIYSYSVFRGKVNERGYYGS